In a genomic window of Oncorhynchus masou masou isolate Uvic2021 unplaced genomic scaffold, UVic_Omas_1.1 unplaced_scaffold_1386, whole genome shotgun sequence:
- the LOC135530582 gene encoding calcitonin gene-related peptide-like isoform X3: MVMMKLSALLIAYFLVICQMYSSHAAPGRTGLESITDQVTLTDYEARRLLNAIVKEFVKMTSEELEQQANEGNSSVTAQKRACNTATCVTHRLADFLNRSGGMGNSNFVPTNVGAKAFGRRRRDSPKTAPM, encoded by the exons ATGGTTATGATGAAGCTCTCTGCCCTCCTCATTGCCTATTTCCTGGTCATTTGTCAGATGTACAGCTCGCATGCAGCTCCAGGCAG AACTGGTTTAGAGTCTATAACAGACCAAGTCACGCTAACTGACTATGAAGCCCGAAGGCTACTCAACGCCATCGTCAAGGAGTTTGTTAAAATGACATCAGAGGAACTGGAGCAACAAGCCAATGAAGGAAATAG CAGCGTTACAGCACAGAAGCGTGCGTGCAATACTGCCACATGTGTCACCCACCGCCTGGCTGACTTCCTGAACagatcaggaggaatgggcaacaGTAACTTCGTCCCCACCAACGTGGGCGCCAAGGCGTTCGGACGAAGAAGGAGAGACAGCCCCAAGACAGCACCTATGTGA
- the LOC135530582 gene encoding calcitonin gene-related peptide-like isoform X4: MVMMKLSALLIAYFLVICQMYSSHAAPGRTGLESITDQVTLTDYEARRLLNAIVKEFVKMTSEELEQQANEGNSVTAQKRACNTATCVTHRLADFLNRSGGMGNSNFVPTNVGAKAFGRRRRDSPKTAPM; this comes from the exons ATGGTTATGATGAAGCTCTCTGCCCTCCTCATTGCCTATTTCCTGGTCATTTGTCAGATGTACAGCTCGCATGCAGCTCCAGGCAG AACTGGTTTAGAGTCTATAACAGACCAAGTCACGCTAACTGACTATGAAGCCCGAAGGCTACTCAACGCCATCGTCAAGGAGTTTGTTAAAATGACATCAGAGGAACTGGAGCAACAAGCCAATGAAGGAAATAG CGTTACAGCACAGAAGCGTGCGTGCAATACTGCCACATGTGTCACCCACCGCCTGGCTGACTTCCTGAACagatcaggaggaatgggcaacaGTAACTTCGTCCCCACCAACGTGGGCGCCAAGGCGTTCGGACGAAGAAGGAGAGACAGCCCCAAGACAGCACCTATGTGA
- the LOC135530582 gene encoding calcitonin-1-like isoform X1, with product MCFTAGTMVMMKLSALLIAYFLVICQMYSSHAAPGRTGLESITDQVTLTDYEARRLLNAIVKEFVKMTSEELEQQANEGNSLDRPMSKRCSNLSTCVLGKLSQELHKLQTYPRTNTGSGTPGKKRSLPESNRYASYGDSYDGI from the exons ATGTGTTTTACCGCAGGGACCATGGTTATGATGAAGCTCTCTGCCCTCCTCATTGCCTATTTCCTGGTCATTTGTCAGATGTACAGCTCGCATGCAGCTCCAGGCAG AACTGGTTTAGAGTCTATAACAGACCAAGTCACGCTAACTGACTATGAAGCCCGAAGGCTACTCAACGCCATCGTCAAGGAGTTTGTTAAAATGACATCAGAGGAACTGGAGCAACAAGCCAATGAAGGAAATAG cctGGATAGACCCATGTCCAAGCGTTGCTCCAACCTCAGCACCTGTGTGCTGGGCAAACTGTCCCAAGAGCTGCATAAATTGCAGACGTACCCCCGCACCAACACGGGAAGTGGCACGCCTGGCAAGAAACGCAGCTTGCCTGAGAGCAACCGCTATGCAAGCTATGGAGACTCATATGATGGAATCTGA
- the LOC135530582 gene encoding calcitonin-1-like isoform X2, giving the protein MVMMKLSALLIAYFLVICQMYSSHAAPGRTGLESITDQVTLTDYEARRLLNAIVKEFVKMTSEELEQQANEGNSLDRPMSKRCSNLSTCVLGKLSQELHKLQTYPRTNTGSGTPGKKRSLPESNRYASYGDSYDGI; this is encoded by the exons ATGGTTATGATGAAGCTCTCTGCCCTCCTCATTGCCTATTTCCTGGTCATTTGTCAGATGTACAGCTCGCATGCAGCTCCAGGCAG AACTGGTTTAGAGTCTATAACAGACCAAGTCACGCTAACTGACTATGAAGCCCGAAGGCTACTCAACGCCATCGTCAAGGAGTTTGTTAAAATGACATCAGAGGAACTGGAGCAACAAGCCAATGAAGGAAATAG cctGGATAGACCCATGTCCAAGCGTTGCTCCAACCTCAGCACCTGTGTGCTGGGCAAACTGTCCCAAGAGCTGCATAAATTGCAGACGTACCCCCGCACCAACACGGGAAGTGGCACGCCTGGCAAGAAACGCAGCTTGCCTGAGAGCAACCGCTATGCAAGCTATGGAGACTCATATGATGGAATCTGA